One Paraglaciecola mesophila genomic region harbors:
- the maoP gene encoding DUF413 domain-containing protein produces MAQLSRASMFQRVFSDPKNYPYGFSRSGDFSISESKALSQYGCLITALLDGRIEPECEEDISFLAVAKGEKDPSTIAEKAWSKYDKRIHRPKLGNIYGSRPPTQSNDDDMSEDSDLEIELDD; encoded by the coding sequence ATGGCACAACTTTCAAGAGCATCGATGTTTCAACGTGTTTTTAGCGATCCTAAAAACTATCCTTATGGTTTTTCACGTTCAGGTGACTTTTCAATTTCTGAAAGTAAAGCACTGAGCCAATATGGTTGTTTAATTACTGCCTTGCTTGATGGCCGAATTGAACCTGAATGTGAAGAAGATATCTCATTTTTAGCCGTGGCCAAGGGGGAAAAAGACCCCAGTACGATCGCTGAAAAAGCATGGTCTAAGTATGATAAGCGCATACATCGGCCTAAACTTGGTAATATTTACGGTAGTAGACCGCCAACTCAGAGTAATGACGATGACATGTCTGAAGATAGTGACTTAGAAATTGAACTGGATGATTAA
- a CDS encoding DUF4442 domain-containing protein yields the protein MSASNPLKKFVEKVNQYPAPISAFLMTKVFRHKVKLAGTTSIDVVATDGQQVEYRMKNRKKVQNHIGSVHAAAMALLAESATGFIVGINLPGDKLPLIKCMNLNYVKRATGDMKAVAELTDEQIKLLCEQEKGEINVQVKVTDETGIEPVVCEMIWAWVPKRS from the coding sequence ATGTCTGCTTCTAATCCCCTTAAAAAGTTCGTTGAAAAAGTAAACCAATATCCTGCGCCGATTAGCGCATTCTTAATGACGAAAGTCTTTCGCCATAAGGTTAAACTTGCCGGCACAACCAGTATCGATGTTGTGGCAACGGACGGCCAACAGGTCGAATACCGAATGAAGAATCGCAAGAAAGTACAAAACCATATTGGCAGTGTGCACGCTGCGGCGATGGCTTTATTAGCTGAGTCAGCCACAGGGTTTATTGTGGGGATTAATTTGCCTGGAGATAAACTACCGCTGATTAAGTGTATGAATCTAAATTACGTCAAGCGGGCCACAGGAGACATGAAGGCCGTCGCTGAGTTAACAGACGAGCAAATTAAGTTGCTTTGCGAACAAGAAAAAGGGGAAATTAACGTACAAGTTAAGGTGACCGATGAAACCGGCATTGAACCTGTTGTGTGTGAAATGATCTGGGCATGGGTACCGAAACGGTCGTAA
- a CDS encoding DUF1244 domain-containing protein: protein MTPEQQTQAQAAAFRQLVKHLDENKDVQNIDLMILADFCRNCLSKWYMAGAKEQGVEIDYDQAREAIYGMPFAEWKAKYQTPATPEQLEAFEKRQNPCG, encoded by the coding sequence ATGACACCAGAACAGCAAACACAAGCGCAAGCCGCTGCATTTCGTCAACTTGTGAAGCATTTGGATGAGAACAAAGATGTACAGAATATCGATTTGATGATTTTGGCTGATTTTTGCCGTAATTGTCTGTCTAAATGGTACATGGCCGGTGCAAAAGAGCAGGGCGTTGAGATAGATTACGACCAAGCAAGAGAAGCCATTTACGGGATGCCGTTCGCTGAATGGAAAGCAAAATATCAAACCCCCGCCACACCTGAACAACTAGAGGCATTTGAAAAACGTCAGAATCCTTGCGGTTAA
- a CDS encoding glutathione S-transferase family protein, with amino-acid sequence MYKLYGSTTSPYVRRLRIWLANIEHEFVNMNIYEQAGREILITKNPAMKVPALEYIDQGKSAILYDSRVIFRYLCEQHDFPALSWPQENQLTLIDAVNDSLVQMFQLSQSDVVADTDKLFFKLQKERVNNVLAELDEQVQEGLFDRWHYPAICLFSLIDWIEFRNLHNLKGLRALLNFHQENTQRIEVTATDPRM; translated from the coding sequence ATGTACAAGCTATATGGCTCCACTACTTCTCCTTATGTGCGCCGTTTACGTATCTGGCTGGCAAATATTGAGCATGAATTTGTGAATATGAACATATATGAACAGGCTGGGCGTGAAATTTTAATTACCAAAAATCCAGCTATGAAAGTACCGGCGCTAGAGTATATAGATCAAGGTAAGAGCGCCATTCTCTATGATTCACGCGTGATATTTCGTTACCTATGTGAACAGCATGACTTTCCGGCGCTAAGTTGGCCTCAAGAAAACCAACTAACCCTCATTGATGCGGTTAACGACAGCTTAGTGCAAATGTTCCAGTTGTCTCAGTCTGATGTGGTTGCCGATACCGACAAGTTGTTTTTTAAACTACAAAAAGAGCGTGTGAATAATGTTCTCGCCGAATTGGATGAACAAGTACAAGAAGGGTTGTTCGATCGTTGGCACTACCCAGCTATCTGCTTGTTTAGCTTGATCGATTGGATAGAGTTTAGAAATCTGCACAATTTAAAAGGTTTACGCGCATTGCTTAATTTTCATCAGGAAAACACCCAACGCATTGAAGTCACGGCAACTGACCCCAGAATGTAG
- a CDS encoding efflux RND transporter permease subunit produces the protein MNNIIAAALTHSRTVLMMFVLLIVAGAVTYATIPKEANPDVPIPFIYVSIVHDGISPEDAERMLVKPMERELRSIDGLKEMKATAGEGFASITLEFIAGLNSKDALADVRDKVTVARAKLPSETEEPTIHEVTMAGQQAAITVVLSGPVAVRALVTVARELQNRLESLSEVLEVDIGGDREDIVEIVVDPLLMESYGLDQNDILNLLSRNNRLVPAGTMDNGKGSFAVKVPSVFESVKDVMEQPVKVEGERVITFQDVAQVRRSYKDPSSFARLNGDNSVSLEVKKRPGENLLETVAHVKELIEGAQQTAMWPSSVYVSYTGDQSVDVNMMLGDLQNNVSSAVILVAVVIVAILGLRTAILVGVSIPGSFLTGILIIAMFGYTLNTVVLFSLIMAVGMLVDGAIVVTEYADRCMGEGATKQEAYLKAAQRMAWPIIASTATTLAAFAPLMFWPGMMGEFMKYLPFTLIAVLSASLLMALVFVPTLGAVFGKPQTISAKAKEQMLIAENGDLTKLSGFTGRYVRVLAKAISNPWKVLMIAFVVAGLSFFAYFSSGLGLEFFPKVDSSGINVTVRSSGEMSIYEKDAIIQEVEEKLIDMDAIETLYARTGGQDQIGYLRLNLVDWHLRPHSDEVLKETQERLADMPGLDIEITPDQNGPQSGKDLQIQLSSRYPELLNEAALTVRHALDENEKFTSISDTASQPGIEWQLRVDRSDAARFGADATLVGSTVQFVTNGLKIGEYRPDDVDDELDIRVRYPIDSRFIGKLDELRMKTATGMVPIGNFVERKAQPKTDLIRHVDSERVITVEANMAPGELLSIELPKLQAQLPELNLDPRVTLSVKGQNEEQAESQGFLMNAFMVALFVMAIILVTQFNSFYQAFLILSAVLFSTVGVFLGLAIFQKPFGVVMSGIGVIALAGIVVNNNIVLIDTYNILRKEGYSASDAILRTGAQRLRPVLMTTVTTILGLLPMVAEINIDFIGRNVDIGGPSTQWWSQLATAVAGGLAFATLLTLVLTPSLLALKAGRELRKAASGQTVDTLNAIKYN, from the coding sequence ATGAATAATATTATTGCTGCGGCCCTGACCCATAGCCGTACTGTACTGATGATGTTTGTGTTGCTTATTGTCGCCGGTGCAGTGACCTATGCCACCATTCCTAAAGAAGCAAATCCTGACGTACCGATCCCCTTTATTTACGTATCGATTGTTCACGATGGAATTTCTCCTGAAGATGCTGAGCGCATGCTGGTTAAACCTATGGAGCGGGAGCTTCGCTCTATTGACGGCTTAAAAGAAATGAAAGCCACCGCCGGGGAAGGCTTTGCGAGTATCACTTTAGAGTTTATCGCCGGCCTTAATTCAAAAGACGCGTTAGCCGACGTGCGTGACAAGGTTACAGTAGCGCGCGCTAAGCTGCCCTCAGAAACAGAAGAACCGACGATCCATGAAGTGACCATGGCAGGTCAGCAAGCCGCGATTACAGTGGTGTTGTCTGGTCCGGTGGCGGTGCGCGCGTTGGTGACGGTCGCCAGAGAATTGCAAAATCGGTTAGAAAGTCTAAGCGAAGTGCTGGAAGTGGATATTGGTGGTGACCGTGAAGACATAGTTGAAATTGTTGTCGACCCTTTATTAATGGAATCCTACGGACTGGACCAAAACGATATTCTTAACTTGTTATCGCGCAATAACCGCCTTGTACCAGCAGGGACTATGGACAACGGCAAGGGGAGTTTTGCGGTTAAGGTACCTTCGGTATTTGAATCAGTGAAAGACGTAATGGAGCAGCCGGTTAAAGTAGAAGGTGAACGTGTTATTACCTTTCAGGATGTGGCTCAAGTTCGTCGTTCTTATAAAGACCCATCAAGTTTTGCCCGCTTAAATGGTGATAACTCTGTCTCATTGGAAGTGAAAAAACGCCCAGGTGAAAACCTGCTTGAAACCGTCGCCCATGTAAAAGAGCTGATTGAGGGCGCTCAGCAAACGGCGATGTGGCCCAGTAGTGTGTATGTGAGTTACACAGGCGATCAGAGTGTTGACGTCAACATGATGCTTGGTGATCTGCAAAATAACGTGTCGAGTGCGGTTATTTTGGTCGCCGTGGTGATTGTGGCAATTTTAGGTCTGCGTACTGCCATTCTAGTTGGAGTGTCGATTCCTGGCTCATTTCTGACAGGTATTCTTATTATCGCCATGTTTGGTTATACCCTGAATACGGTTGTCTTGTTCTCCTTAATCATGGCCGTGGGTATGTTGGTCGACGGTGCTATTGTGGTCACTGAATACGCTGATAGGTGCATGGGTGAGGGCGCAACCAAGCAAGAGGCCTATTTAAAAGCCGCTCAGCGTATGGCTTGGCCCATTATCGCTTCAACGGCAACGACGCTTGCGGCGTTTGCTCCTTTGATGTTCTGGCCAGGCATGATGGGCGAGTTCATGAAGTATTTACCTTTCACCCTTATTGCTGTGCTGTCAGCATCATTATTAATGGCCTTAGTATTTGTGCCAACCCTTGGAGCGGTATTTGGTAAGCCACAAACCATTTCAGCAAAGGCAAAAGAGCAAATGCTGATTGCAGAAAATGGTGATTTAACCAAATTAAGTGGATTTACCGGGCGTTATGTACGCGTTTTAGCCAAGGCAATCAGTAATCCGTGGAAGGTATTAATGATTGCTTTTGTGGTGGCTGGGCTGTCGTTCTTTGCGTACTTTTCCTCTGGGCTTGGGTTGGAGTTTTTCCCTAAAGTCGACAGTAGTGGCATTAATGTGACGGTGCGTTCATCGGGTGAGATGTCGATTTACGAAAAAGACGCCATTATTCAAGAAGTGGAAGAAAAGCTTATTGATATGGATGCCATCGAAACGCTTTATGCGCGCACGGGTGGGCAAGATCAAATCGGTTACTTGCGTTTAAATTTGGTAGATTGGCACTTACGCCCTCATTCAGATGAGGTGCTAAAAGAAACCCAAGAACGTTTAGCTGACATGCCTGGGTTAGATATTGAAATAACCCCTGATCAAAATGGGCCACAATCAGGTAAAGACTTACAGATTCAGTTATCGTCTCGCTATCCAGAATTGCTCAATGAGGCGGCGTTAACGGTGCGTCACGCCTTAGATGAAAATGAGAAATTTACTTCTATCAGTGATACAGCCTCCCAGCCGGGCATCGAATGGCAATTGCGGGTGGATCGCAGTGATGCTGCTCGCTTTGGTGCAGATGCCACGTTAGTCGGAAGCACGGTACAATTCGTTACGAATGGCTTAAAGATTGGTGAATATCGTCCTGATGATGTGGACGATGAGCTTGATATTCGTGTGCGTTATCCTATCGACTCGCGCTTTATCGGTAAACTTGATGAGCTGCGCATGAAAACCGCAACCGGCATGGTGCCGATCGGCAATTTTGTAGAACGTAAAGCCCAGCCCAAAACGGACTTAATTCGTCATGTTGATAGCGAGCGGGTGATAACTGTTGAAGCCAATATGGCACCGGGCGAGTTGTTAAGCATCGAGTTACCCAAACTACAAGCGCAGTTACCTGAGTTAAATCTAGATCCAAGAGTGACTCTGTCGGTAAAAGGTCAAAATGAAGAACAGGCGGAATCCCAAGGTTTTCTGATGAACGCATTTATGGTGGCATTATTTGTCATGGCGATTATTCTCGTCACACAATTTAATAGCTTCTATCAGGCATTTCTAATTTTAAGTGCGGTGTTGTTTTCCACCGTTGGCGTATTCTTGGGTCTGGCTATTTTCCAAAAGCCGTTCGGGGTGGTTATGTCGGGCATTGGGGTAATTGCGTTAGCGGGGATAGTGGTTAACAACAATATCGTGTTAATTGACACCTACAACATATTGCGCAAGGAAGGTTATAGTGCAAGCGATGCCATTTTACGTACCGGCGCCCAACGTCTGCGTCCAGTACTGATGACCACGGTAACCACCATATTAGGGTTACTGCCCATGGTTGCTGAGATTAATATCGATTTTATCGGCCGTAATGTGGATATTGGCGGACCATCAACCCAGTGGTGGTCGCAATTGGCCACCGCCGTTGCGGGGGGCTTAGCATTTGCTACCTTGTTAACCTTGGTATTAACACCGAGTTTATTAGCGTTGAAAGCCGGTAGAGAGCTGCGCAAAGCGGCATCTGGCCAGACAGTTGATACATTGAACGCCATTAAATACAATTAA